In one window of Dokdonia sp. PRO95 DNA:
- the cmk gene encoding (d)CMP kinase: MLLKITIAIDGYSSTGKSTVAKQLAEWLEYIYVDTGAMYRAVTLYAMENSLISDGFFDKETLVKRLDDIKISFTRDTASGKAEVCLNGKSVEKYIRTLEVSSFVSPIATISEVRAKLVEQQQRMGEEKGIVMDGRDIGTVVFPKAELKIFMTASAEERAKRRYNELVERGDKVSYDAVLSNVVERDHIDTTREDSPLVKAADAIEIDNTETNIEDQFHTILQLAKDRIAKRLV; the protein is encoded by the coding sequence ATACTCTTGAAAATTACCATTGCCATAGACGGATATTCATCCACAGGAAAAAGTACAGTAGCCAAACAACTTGCAGAGTGGCTAGAATACATTTACGTAGATACGGGTGCGATGTATCGTGCAGTGACCCTATATGCAATGGAAAATAGCCTTATCTCTGATGGTTTTTTTGACAAAGAAACGTTAGTAAAAAGGCTTGATGATATTAAGATTTCATTTACAAGAGATACCGCTTCTGGAAAAGCAGAGGTTTGTCTTAATGGCAAGAGTGTCGAGAAGTACATCAGAACCCTCGAGGTTTCTTCCTTTGTAAGCCCTATAGCTACTATATCTGAAGTGCGTGCTAAACTTGTAGAGCAACAGCAACGCATGGGAGAAGAAAAAGGAATCGTAATGGATGGTCGTGATATAGGTACCGTAGTATTTCCTAAAGCTGAGCTCAAAATATTTATGACTGCCAGTGCAGAGGAGCGTGCAAAACGTCGGTACAATGAACTTGTAGAAAGAGGTGATAAAGTGAGTTATGATGCTGTACTTTCTAACGTAGTAGAGCGAGATCATATAGATACTACTCGTGAAGATTCTCCACTCGTAAAAGCAGCTGATGCTATTGAGATAGACAATACAGAAACTAATATTGAAGATCAGTTTCATACTATCTTACAACTGGCAAAAGATCGTATTGCAAAACGTCTCGTTTAA
- the porQ gene encoding type IX secretion system protein PorQ, translating into MKKSFFLLLFTCSLTAYSQLGGRATYQFLNLMSSPRQAALGGKIITNYDYDPDSALYNPANINYRMDNQLSVNYVNYLADINYGTASYAYLWDRRTQVLHAGITYVNYGTFDGRDENGNATGDFGGSEASLSLGYAINIPYSDFYVGANVKLITSTLAEYSSAGGAVDLGLTYNYEDWDLNAAVVVRNIGTQFTPYVDTFEKLPLEIDAGISQILPNVPIRWHVTLENLQLWNIAFENEARGTTDLDGNTTTEKIGLLDNVIRHAIVGVELFPKGGFNVRLGYNFRRSEELRIINQRSFAGISAGFGIKINKMRFNYAYARYNSAAASSFFGLGIDLQ; encoded by the coding sequence ATGAAAAAGAGCTTCTTTTTATTGTTGTTTACGTGTTCACTAACGGCATATAGCCAGTTAGGGGGACGTGCTACCTATCAGTTTCTCAACTTGATGTCATCACCTAGACAAGCTGCTTTAGGAGGAAAAATCATTACAAACTACGATTACGACCCAGACTCTGCGCTCTATAATCCAGCCAACATTAATTACAGGATGGATAATCAGCTTTCTGTAAACTATGTAAACTATCTGGCAGATATCAATTACGGTACCGCCTCTTATGCCTATTTATGGGATAGACGCACGCAAGTCTTGCATGCGGGAATCACCTATGTAAATTATGGAACCTTTGATGGTAGGGATGAGAATGGGAATGCAACTGGAGATTTTGGTGGTAGTGAGGCGTCGCTTTCATTGGGTTATGCGATTAATATTCCGTACTCAGATTTTTATGTAGGTGCAAATGTAAAATTAATCACCTCCACACTAGCCGAGTATTCTTCGGCGGGAGGAGCGGTAGATCTTGGACTTACCTATAATTATGAAGATTGGGATCTCAACGCAGCAGTAGTAGTACGCAATATAGGAACTCAGTTTACACCTTATGTAGATACTTTTGAGAAGCTTCCGCTAGAGATTGATGCTGGTATTTCTCAGATATTACCTAACGTGCCTATACGCTGGCACGTGACGCTAGAAAACCTGCAATTATGGAACATCGCTTTTGAGAATGAAGCTAGAGGTACCACAGATCTTGACGGCAATACCACCACAGAAAAAATAGGACTTCTTGATAACGTAATACGTCACGCGATTGTGGGTGTAGAGTTGTTTCCTAAAGGAGGTTTTAATGTGCGACTGGGCTACAACTTCCGTAGGAGTGAGGAGTTGCGTATTATCAATCAGCGTAGTTTTGCGGGTATCAGTGCAGGCTTTGGGATTAAGATTAACAAGATGCGTTTCAATTATGCATATGCTCGTTATAACAGTGCCGCTGCTAGTAGTTTCTTTGGACTAGGCATCGATTTACAATAA